A single region of the Oleomonas cavernae genome encodes:
- a CDS encoding DUF1302 family protein — MPLRRSVACGTKEPSASGQFGLALKYYLESVGSGIELGAYFMNYHSRLPVASVYATQASCARREGNLLGIDARDLVSFLAVCSDVPSCMR; from the coding sequence ATACCACTTCGACGATCCGTCGCCTGCGGGACGAAAGAGCCGTCGGCCTCGGGCCAGTTCGGCCTGGCGCTGAAGTACTACCTCGAATCGGTGGGCAGCGGGATCGAGCTGGGTGCGTACTTCATGAACTACCACTCGCGCTTGCCGGTTGCCAGCGTCTACGCGACCCAGGCGAGTTGCGCGCGCCGGGAGGGGAACCTGCTCGGCATCGATGCCCGCGACCTCGTCAGCTTCCTCGCGGTCTGCAGCGATGTCCCTTCCTGCATGCGCTGA
- a CDS encoding DUF1302 family protein: MRAPGGEPARHRCPRPRQLPRGLQRCPFLHALTHPQPAGGPVRHGQWGPAGYGAPQLEYPENIQLYGLSFNTTIGDFSIQGRGGLPSNLPLQVDLQDLAFAALGPTLTRCHDRSVGCLGSAELANIGIATPRTAWQPSIWFQRLRRRQRRNAVSGSHSMSALATSRARRAPSPASSPPTAVARSVRTRPARPR; encoded by the coding sequence TTGCGCGCGCCGGGAGGGGAACCTGCTCGGCATCGATGCCCGCGACCTCGTCAGCTTCCTCGCGGTCTGCAGCGATGTCCCTTCCTGCATGCGCTGACCCACCCGCAGCCAGCCGGAGGCCCAGTACGCCACGGACAGTGGGGCCCCGCTGGATACGGCGCGCCCCAGCTGGAATACCCGGAGAACATCCAGCTCTACGGCTTGAGCTTCAATACGACGATCGGTGATTTCTCGATCCAGGGGCGAGGTGGCCTACCGTCGAATCTGCCCTTGCAGGTCGATCTGCAGGACCTGGCTTTCGCCGCCCTCGGCCCCACGCTCACGCGCTGTCATGACCGCAGCGTCGGCTGCCTGGGTTCGGCGGAACTCGCCAACATCGGTATCGCTACGCCGAGGACGGCATGGCAACCCTCTATATGGTTCCAGCGACTTCGTCGACGCCAGCGGCGCAACGCCGTATCCGGATCTCATTCAATGTCGGCATTGGCCACATCCCGGGCTCGGCGCGCGCCTTCCCCAGCTTCGTCACCGCCTACCGCGGTGGCCAGGTCGGTGAGAACACGCCCTGCGCGGCCACGATGA